In one Rugosibacter aromaticivorans genomic region, the following are encoded:
- a CDS encoding formate hydrogenlyase: MTALITQLINLFAAMILMLAFAMLAQRRILSLIHLFALQGLAVVGATTVVAYVTDQHHLYYSAALTLALKVFFIPWLLHRLINRLNVRWDIETLINIPSTMLIGIVLVVFAFNLALPIAELSTSISRGTLGIALACVLLSFMMMITRSKAVPQVIGFLAMENALVFAATSATHGMPMIVEFGIALDVLVGVFILGVFMFQIREQFDSLDIRHLESLKED; the protein is encoded by the coding sequence ATGACGGCATTGATTACTCAGCTCATCAACCTGTTTGCCGCCATGATTCTCATGCTGGCGTTCGCCATGCTGGCGCAGCGCCGCATTCTGAGCTTGATCCACCTCTTCGCCTTGCAGGGGCTGGCCGTAGTGGGTGCCACCACGGTCGTGGCTTACGTCACGGACCAGCACCATCTCTACTATTCGGCGGCGCTGACCTTGGCGCTCAAAGTATTTTTTATCCCCTGGCTGCTGCATCGCCTGATCAACCGCTTGAATGTGCGCTGGGACATCGAGACCCTGATCAACATTCCCAGCACGATGCTGATCGGCATTGTGCTGGTGGTCTTTGCTTTCAATCTGGCGCTGCCGATCGCGGAACTTTCGACGTCGATCAGCCGTGGCACGCTGGGTATCGCGCTGGCCTGTGTCCTGCTCTCGTTCATGATGATGATTACCCGCTCCAAGGCTGTACCCCAGGTGATTGGTTTTCTCGCCATGGAAAACGCCCTGGTTTTTGCTGCCACTTCAGCGACGCATGGCATGCCCATGATTGTTGAATTCGGCATTGCGCTTGACGTACTGGTCGGCGTTTTCATTCTCGGCGTGTTCATGTTCCAGATCAGGGAACAATTCGACAGCCTGGACATCCGTCATCTCGAAAGCCTCAAGGAAGATTAA
- the cphA gene encoding cyanophycin synthetase, whose amino-acid sequence MIEFLNFITLRGPNLWTYRPVMEAWVDIGALEDSPSNTIPGFNDRLTTLLPSLIEHRCSYGEHGGFLKRLEEGTWPAHILEHVTLELQNLAGMPGGFGKARSTSQRGVYKVAVRCWHEDITRQALLYGRDLVLAAINATAFDVAVAVAHIAQMADRLLLGPSTQAIVEAATAKHRRIPVIRLNEGNLVQLGYGMHSRRIWTAETDATSAIAESISSDKALTNTLLRACGVPVPEGSIVKSATEAWEEAQSINAPVAIKPVDGNHGRGVSVNLSRREDIEAAFTLAQEAARGSEVLVERFIPGIEHRLLVVGGKLVAAARGEEAWVVGNGQSTVQQLIDQQINNDPRRGTDEACPLNRIHDDPAVALELTRQGSAIDAVPAAGKRLLIQRNGNVAFDCTDDVHPDTTALAALAARIVGLDIAGIDLVATDIAQPLAAQGGAIVEVNAGPGLLMHLKPASGQPRPVGPAIVDYLFPEGSESRIPLVGITGSAGATLAAQRLDHILRLTGQTTGLACAQGVFLGTLAVTTQSLSPGAAAQTLLINRQTEVVVIENSIETMLNEGLAYDRCQVGVVTALDPAALLPAYHIDSPERLFNVVRTQVDVVLPSGVAVLNAACPLVRDMAALCDGEVIFFAATTREDAGEDAAAAEAAAAAIATHRAQGGRAVLMRADTIILADASGETTLLDLSDLPPHMAGQKVGADEATALQGGRAKNALFAVADGNTPRSKPPWVPVTNETLTPLLAAIGAAWALNVPLATLRTGIETF is encoded by the coding sequence GTGATCGAATTTCTTAATTTCATTACCCTGCGCGGCCCTAATCTTTGGACTTACCGCCCCGTTATGGAGGCCTGGGTTGATATTGGCGCGCTGGAAGACTCGCCTTCAAACACGATACCCGGCTTTAATGATCGCCTGACCACTCTGCTGCCCTCGCTCATCGAGCATCGGTGCAGCTATGGCGAACACGGCGGTTTTCTCAAGCGGCTGGAAGAAGGCACGTGGCCGGCGCATATTCTCGAGCATGTCACGCTTGAACTGCAAAATCTGGCCGGCATGCCGGGCGGTTTTGGCAAGGCGCGCAGCACCTCGCAGCGCGGGGTGTATAAGGTGGCAGTACGCTGCTGGCATGAAGACATCACCCGCCAGGCCTTGCTCTACGGACGCGATCTGGTGTTAGCCGCGATCAACGCGACTGCATTCGATGTAGCTGTCGCCGTGGCGCACATCGCGCAGATGGCCGACCGTTTGCTGCTCGGCCCCAGCACCCAAGCCATCGTCGAGGCCGCTACGGCCAAGCACCGGCGTATTCCGGTGATTCGCCTCAATGAAGGGAATCTTGTTCAACTAGGCTATGGCATGCACAGCCGCCGCATCTGGACGGCTGAAACGGACGCCACCTCAGCCATTGCCGAAAGCATTTCCAGCGACAAAGCGCTCACCAACACGCTGCTGCGTGCCTGCGGCGTGCCGGTGCCCGAAGGCAGCATTGTCAAAAGCGCCACCGAGGCCTGGGAGGAAGCGCAATCCATCAACGCGCCCGTGGCGATCAAACCGGTCGATGGCAATCATGGCCGTGGTGTTTCGGTTAACCTCTCGCGCCGCGAAGACATCGAGGCGGCTTTTACCCTCGCGCAAGAAGCTGCCCGTGGCAGCGAGGTGCTGGTCGAGCGGTTTATTCCCGGCATCGAACATCGCTTGCTGGTGGTGGGCGGCAAACTGGTTGCCGCCGCACGTGGCGAAGAAGCCTGGGTAGTGGGCAATGGCCAATCCACGGTGCAGCAATTGATTGATCAGCAAATCAATAACGACCCGCGTCGCGGCACGGACGAAGCGTGCCCGCTTAATCGCATTCATGACGACCCGGCAGTTGCGCTCGAACTCACGCGCCAAGGCTCGGCCATTGATGCGGTGCCAGCCGCCGGCAAACGCCTGCTCATTCAACGCAACGGCAATGTGGCCTTTGATTGCACCGACGACGTGCACCCCGATACCACCGCGCTGGCGGCGCTGGCAGCGCGCATCGTCGGGCTGGATATCGCGGGCATCGATCTGGTGGCAACTGACATCGCGCAACCGCTCGCCGCCCAGGGCGGTGCGATTGTCGAGGTGAATGCCGGGCCGGGGCTGCTGATGCATCTCAAGCCCGCCTCTGGGCAACCGCGCCCGGTCGGGCCAGCGATTGTGGATTACCTATTCCCAGAGGGGAGCGAGAGCCGTATTCCACTGGTAGGCATTACCGGCAGCGCGGGTGCCACACTCGCGGCGCAGCGGCTGGATCACATTCTGCGCCTGACTGGCCAAACCACCGGGTTAGCCTGTGCGCAGGGCGTGTTTCTCGGCACGCTTGCCGTAACAACACAAAGTTTGTCGCCGGGGGCTGCGGCACAGACCTTGTTGATCAATCGCCAGACAGAAGTCGTGGTGATTGAAAATTCCATCGAGACTATGCTGAACGAAGGGCTCGCCTATGACCGCTGCCAAGTAGGTGTAGTGACGGCGCTTGATCCCGCGGCTTTGCTACCGGCGTATCACATCGATTCGCCTGAGCGACTGTTTAATGTCGTGCGCACCCAGGTTGATGTCGTGTTGCCCAGCGGTGTCGCGGTGCTCAACGCAGCCTGCCCGTTAGTGCGTGACATGGCGGCGTTGTGTGATGGCGAAGTGATTTTTTTCGCGGCAACAACGCGTGAAGATGCGGGCGAAGATGCGGCTGCCGCAGAGGCTGCCGCAGCCGCTATCGCGACACATCGCGCCCAAGGTGGGCGGGCTGTGCTCATGCGTGCGGACACGATCATTCTGGCGGATGCCAGTGGCGAGACCACGCTGCTTGATCTGAGTGATCTACCACCGCATATGGCTGGACAAAAAGTCGGCGCTGATGAAGCAACTGCGCTACAAGGCGGTCGAGCAAAAAACGCTCTCTTCGCCGTAGCAGATGGTAATACGCCGCGAAGCAAGCCCCCTTGGGTGCCGGTAACCAATGAAACATTAACTCCACTGCTCGCCGCCATAGGCGCGGCCTGGGCGCTGAATGTGCCACTAGCTACCCTGCGCACCGGCATTGAAACTTTTTAA
- a CDS encoding respiratory chain complex I subunit 1 family protein, translated as MSLSSVFSQFLAIIAALLLAPLLMGWVNQWRAWFANRSGPGLMQPYRMLHKLFNKESVVAETASPLFRFAPYVIFGCMLLASAIIPTLSTDLPLSFAADAIALVGLFSLARVFIALAAMDIGTAFGTLGARREMLVGFLAEPALLTVLFTASLIGQSTALATIVETLTHKEFAIYPSLAFAGIAFTFVSFAENARVPVDNPATHLELTMIHEALILEYSGRHLALLEWAAALKLFAYSAVGLALFFPWGIAEARAPLAMLYALPVLVFKLAIGGFLLALIETLSAKMRIFRVPEFLATAFLFAVIGMLTHILLGT; from the coding sequence ATGAGCCTTTCCAGCGTCTTTTCGCAATTTTTGGCAATCATCGCCGCCCTGCTCCTGGCACCCTTGCTCATGGGTTGGGTGAACCAGTGGCGGGCCTGGTTCGCCAACCGTTCGGGTCCCGGCCTGATGCAGCCTTATCGCATGCTACACAAGCTGTTCAACAAGGAATCCGTGGTGGCGGAAACAGCATCACCCCTGTTCCGCTTCGCCCCCTATGTCATCTTCGGTTGCATGCTGCTCGCCAGCGCCATCATCCCGACGCTATCCACCGACCTGCCACTTTCCTTCGCGGCTGATGCCATCGCCCTGGTCGGCCTGTTTTCCCTGGCGCGGGTGTTCATCGCGTTAGCGGCGATGGATATCGGCACCGCCTTTGGCACGCTGGGCGCGCGGCGTGAAATGCTGGTTGGCTTTCTTGCCGAGCCGGCGTTGCTCACCGTGTTGTTCACGGCTTCGCTCATCGGCCAATCCACGGCACTTGCCACTATCGTCGAAACCCTGACGCACAAGGAATTCGCCATTTACCCGAGCCTCGCTTTCGCCGGCATTGCCTTCACCTTTGTGTCCTTTGCCGAGAATGCGCGGGTTCCGGTCGATAATCCGGCCACCCACCTCGAATTGACCATGATCCACGAGGCGCTGATTCTGGAATACTCCGGGCGCCACTTGGCCCTGCTTGAATGGGCTGCGGCCTTGAAACTGTTTGCGTATTCCGCCGTTGGACTGGCGCTATTCTTTCCGTGGGGTATCGCCGAAGCGCGGGCGCCGCTGGCGATGCTCTACGCCCTGCCGGTGCTGGTGTTCAAGCTTGCTATTGGCGGCTTCCTGCTGGCGCTGATCGAAACACTCTCGGCCAAGATGCGCATCTTCCGTGTGCCGGAATTTCTGGCCACAGCGTTTCTCTTCGCGGTCATTGGCATGCTCACCCATATTCTGCTGGGCACCTGA
- a CDS encoding NADH-quinone oxidoreductase subunit B family protein — protein sequence MWKILKRIAKTGIATETPPDLQKVGAGETAATQRIHDEILQILGRALTIREVDAGSCNGCELELNALNNVYYNLEGLGIKFVASPRHADLLLVTGPVSRNMALALQRTYDAIPEPKLVVAVGDCAINGGIFGESYATLGGVAKMLPVDHVIPGCPPEPIAILQGILTAVRYRLGTRAAADSAGHA from the coding sequence ATGTGGAAAATACTTAAACGGATTGCCAAAACCGGTATCGCCACCGAAACGCCACCCGATTTACAAAAAGTCGGCGCTGGCGAGACGGCGGCGACGCAGCGCATCCACGACGAGATACTGCAAATCCTCGGCCGTGCGCTGACCATCCGCGAAGTCGATGCCGGCAGTTGCAATGGGTGCGAACTGGAACTCAATGCCCTCAACAATGTTTACTACAACCTTGAAGGACTGGGCATCAAGTTCGTCGCCAGCCCGCGCCATGCCGACCTGCTGCTGGTTACCGGGCCTGTCTCGCGCAACATGGCGCTGGCATTGCAGCGGACCTACGATGCGATACCCGAACCCAAGCTGGTCGTCGCCGTTGGCGATTGCGCCATCAACGGCGGTATCTTCGGCGAAAGCTATGCCACGCTCGGCGGTGTCGCCAAGATGCTGCCCGTCGATCACGTCATTCCCGGCTGCCCGCCAGAACCCATCGCGATCCTCCAGGGCATCCTGACGGCGGTGCGTTATCGCCTCGGTACGCGCGCTGCTGCTGATTCTGCCGGTCATGCCTGA
- the cphA gene encoding cyanophycin synthetase, which translates to MDIIRLRALRGPNLWGRHTAMEATIACPRSERTLADFPGIEARVQTRFPALGALRAAGEATAIPLPELIAIAALSLQNSAGCPVTFYRCASTVEDGVYQVVVEYSEEAVGRLAFEQALALYYAARDDLPFDAADALARLRALDEDERLGPSTGAIVDAAVARGIPYRRLTSGSLVQFGWGARQRRIQAAEIDRTSAIAESIAQDKQLTKQLLLAAGVPVPEGRPVNDAESAWTAAQEIMRHSGSSVVIKPQDGNQGKGVTVDIRSREAVLAAYAMAANISDDVLVERYFPGHDFRLLVVGDRLVAAARRDPPQVIGDGQQSIRALVEAVNRDPRRGEGHATSLTKIRLDEIALATLRHQRLTPESVPSQGQRVVLRNNANLSTGGTATDVTDDVHPQLAARAIAAATMVGLDICGVDVVCGTVTRPLEAQGGGIVEVNAAPGLRMHLAPSYGKGRAVGEAIIEQLFPAGKNGRIPLVAVAGTNGKTTTVRLIAHLQTVAGRRVGMTTTDGVYIAGRRIDSGDCSGPKSARNVLLHPDVDAAVLETARGGILREGLAFDHCDVAVVTNIGLGDHLGLNYITTVEDLAVVKRVIVDNVAPTGMTVLNAADPIVARKAAYCPSAVTFFAADGHHPVLASHRARQQRVVFRDGVELVAAEGEVVARFPLADIPLTHAGALTFQVENVMAAIAAVWALGLDWATVRRGLASFISDAATVPGRFNVFDYRGATLIADYGHNPDAIVALVRAVEVMPGKRRTAVISAAGDRRDEDIRHQSQLLGAVFDRLVLYEDACQRGRAPGETLALLREGLAGATRTQIVEEIHGEFRAIDQALAGLAPGDLCLILIDQIEEALAHIAQRVAAG; encoded by the coding sequence ATGGACATTATTCGTTTGCGTGCCTTGCGTGGCCCTAATCTGTGGGGTCGCCATACGGCCATGGAGGCGACCATCGCCTGCCCGCGAAGCGAACGTACGCTGGCGGACTTTCCCGGCATCGAAGCGCGTGTACAAACCCGTTTTCCGGCACTTGGCGCCTTGCGTGCCGCAGGTGAGGCGACTGCCATTCCGCTGCCCGAGCTGATCGCCATCGCTGCACTCTCACTGCAAAACAGCGCCGGTTGTCCGGTGACGTTTTACCGCTGCGCCTCCACTGTGGAAGATGGCGTGTATCAAGTCGTGGTCGAATACAGCGAAGAGGCTGTCGGCCGCTTGGCTTTTGAGCAGGCGCTAGCCTTGTACTATGCCGCACGTGATGACCTGCCCTTTGATGCCGCAGACGCCCTTGCCCGTTTACGTGCACTGGATGAAGACGAGCGTCTCGGCCCCAGCACTGGCGCGATTGTCGATGCCGCCGTGGCGCGAGGCATCCCTTATCGGCGCCTGACTTCCGGCAGCCTGGTGCAATTTGGCTGGGGCGCGCGGCAGCGCCGAATTCAAGCGGCAGAGATTGATCGCACCTCAGCGATTGCCGAGAGCATCGCGCAGGACAAGCAACTCACCAAGCAACTGCTGCTCGCCGCTGGCGTTCCCGTGCCGGAGGGGCGCCCCGTGAATGATGCTGAATCCGCGTGGACAGCGGCGCAGGAGATCATGCGCCACAGCGGCAGCTCAGTGGTTATCAAGCCACAGGACGGCAACCAGGGCAAGGGGGTCACAGTGGATATCCGCTCGCGCGAGGCCGTGTTGGCGGCTTATGCGATGGCCGCGAACATCAGCGACGATGTGCTGGTAGAGCGCTATTTTCCCGGCCATGATTTTCGTCTGCTGGTGGTAGGCGATCGTCTGGTGGCGGCCGCGCGCCGCGATCCGCCGCAGGTCATTGGCGATGGTCAACAGAGCATTCGGGCCTTGGTCGAGGCCGTGAATCGCGACCCACGCCGCGGGGAAGGGCATGCCACCTCACTGACTAAAATCCGCCTCGATGAGATTGCTCTGGCGACCTTACGTCATCAAAGGCTCACACCGGAATCTGTGCCGAGCCAAGGCCAGCGCGTGGTGTTGCGCAACAACGCCAATTTATCTACCGGCGGTACAGCCACCGATGTTACCGATGACGTCCACCCGCAACTTGCCGCCCGCGCCATTGCCGCAGCCACCATGGTGGGGCTGGATATCTGCGGCGTTGATGTGGTGTGTGGCACGGTCACCCGCCCGCTCGAAGCACAAGGTGGCGGCATTGTCGAAGTGAATGCTGCGCCGGGCCTGCGCATGCATTTGGCGCCCTCATACGGAAAGGGCCGTGCGGTGGGCGAGGCCATCATCGAGCAACTGTTTCCGGCGGGTAAGAATGGCCGCATCCCGCTGGTGGCGGTGGCCGGCACCAACGGCAAAACCACCACCGTGCGCCTGATCGCGCATTTGCAAACAGTGGCCGGACGGCGCGTGGGCATGACCACCACCGATGGCGTATATATCGCTGGCCGCCGCATCGACAGCGGAGACTGCAGCGGGCCGAAAAGTGCGCGCAATGTGCTGCTGCATCCCGACGTGGATGCAGCGGTGCTGGAAACCGCACGTGGCGGTATCCTGCGTGAAGGCCTGGCCTTTGATCACTGCGATGTCGCGGTAGTCACCAACATCGGGCTGGGCGATCATCTGGGCCTCAACTACATCACCACGGTGGAGGATCTGGCCGTGGTCAAGCGTGTCATCGTGGATAACGTCGCGCCTACCGGCATGACCGTCCTGAATGCGGCCGATCCGATCGTGGCGCGCAAGGCGGCGTATTGCCCCAGCGCAGTGACTTTTTTCGCCGCTGACGGCCATCACCCGGTGCTGGCCTCGCATCGTGCACGCCAACAGCGCGTGGTGTTTCGCGACGGGGTCGAGCTGGTCGCCGCCGAGGGCGAAGTTGTTGCGCGTTTCCCCCTGGCGGACATTCCGCTCACGCACGCGGGGGCGCTAACCTTTCAGGTGGAAAATGTCATGGCCGCCATTGCCGCCGTCTGGGCACTGGGGCTGGACTGGGCCACCGTGCGGCGTGGCCTGGCGAGTTTTATCAGCGACGCAGCCACCGTGCCTGGCCGCTTTAATGTCTTCGATTATCGTGGCGCGACACTCATTGCCGACTACGGCCACAATCCAGACGCCATTGTGGCGCTGGTGCGAGCCGTTGAGGTGATGCCAGGCAAGCGGCGCACTGCCGTTATCAGCGCCGCCGGTGATCGCCGTGACGAAGATATCCGCCACCAAAGCCAATTGCTCGGTGCAGTATTTGATCGCCTCGTGCTGTATGAAGATGCCTGCCAACGCGGCCGCGCGCCGGGTGAAACGCTGGCGCTGCTGCGCGAGGGGCTCGCTGGTGCCACACGCACACAAATTGTGGAAGAAATTCACGGCGAGTTCCGCGCCATCGACCAGGCCCTCGCGGGCCTTGCGCCCGGCGATCTATGCCTGATCCTGATTGATCAAATTGAAGAAGCTCTGGCGCACATCGCGCAACGCGTGGCGGCTGGATAG
- a CDS encoding hydrogenase 4 subunit F — protein MSILILVFAIPLAGALVLALMGHRPQARNVNVILSLGTLLAAALLTAKIIAEGPLFALDRQFFIDPLNVFLVTLTAFVGFTTSVFSQPYMRVEEDHGKMTPNRMRLYFSMYQLFNFTMLLALTTNNMGILWVAMEAATLTTVLLVSIYRTPASLEAAWKYFILCGVGIAQALFGTILLYMAAERVIGNGADALLWTNLDAVKTQLNPSVMALAFVFLLVGYGTKVGLVPLHNWLPDAHAEGPTPISAVLSGLLLNVALYAVIRCKVLTDGALANRFAGDLMVGFGLLSVVAAAFFLSRQKDVKRMFSYSSIEHMGLMTFAFGMGGPIANFAGLLHMTVHSLIKSAIFFSVGHAAQKAGTQIMDNIRGLIKVSPTVGWGLMLGSLAILGMPPFGVFASEFLILTSAMRQLPWATPFLLLGLGVAFAAIFSRVQPMVFGETTVKPLAHPPTLLPVFVHLGLGLMLGFYIPPYLNNWYMQAARIIGG, from the coding sequence ATGAGCATCCTGATCTTGGTTTTCGCCATCCCCCTTGCCGGTGCGCTGGTGCTGGCCCTGATGGGCCATAGGCCCCAGGCGCGTAACGTCAATGTCATACTCAGTCTCGGCACCTTGCTCGCTGCAGCGCTGCTGACCGCCAAAATCATCGCCGAGGGCCCGTTGTTCGCACTTGACCGGCAGTTCTTCATCGACCCGCTGAATGTCTTTCTGGTGACGCTGACTGCTTTTGTCGGCTTTACCACATCGGTGTTTTCGCAGCCCTATATGCGCGTCGAGGAAGACCACGGCAAGATGACGCCAAACCGCATGCGGCTCTACTTCAGCATGTATCAGTTGTTCAACTTCACCATGCTGCTGGCGCTCACCACCAACAACATGGGCATCCTCTGGGTGGCGATGGAGGCGGCAACGCTGACCACGGTGCTGCTGGTTTCCATCTACCGCACGCCGGCCAGCCTTGAAGCGGCCTGGAAATACTTCATCCTTTGCGGTGTCGGCATCGCCCAGGCGCTGTTTGGCACCATCCTGCTTTATATGGCGGCCGAGCGGGTGATCGGCAATGGGGCCGACGCCCTGTTGTGGACCAACCTCGATGCGGTCAAGACCCAGCTCAATCCATCCGTCATGGCGCTGGCCTTCGTTTTTCTGCTGGTCGGCTATGGCACCAAGGTCGGGCTCGTACCCTTGCACAACTGGCTGCCGGATGCCCATGCCGAAGGCCCGACGCCGATCTCTGCGGTGCTCTCCGGCCTTTTGCTGAATGTCGCGCTGTACGCCGTGATCCGCTGCAAGGTACTGACTGACGGTGCCCTCGCCAACCGGTTTGCCGGCGACCTGATGGTGGGTTTCGGCCTGCTCTCGGTCGTTGCCGCCGCCTTCTTCCTGTCCCGCCAGAAAGACGTCAAACGCATGTTTTCGTATTCATCAATTGAGCACATGGGGCTGATGACTTTTGCCTTCGGCATGGGCGGGCCGATCGCCAATTTTGCAGGCCTTCTGCACATGACAGTGCATTCGCTGATCAAGTCGGCGATCTTTTTCTCCGTCGGCCATGCCGCACAGAAGGCGGGGACGCAGATCATGGACAATATCCGCGGCTTGATCAAGGTCAGCCCCACCGTCGGCTGGGGCCTGATGCTGGGTTCGCTGGCGATTCTCGGCATGCCGCCCTTCGGTGTATTTGCCAGTGAGTTTCTCATCCTGACCAGTGCCATGCGCCAGTTGCCGTGGGCGACACCCTTCCTCCTGCTGGGATTGGGCGTTGCTTTTGCGGCCATTTTCAGCCGCGTGCAACCGATGGTTTTTGGTGAAACTACCGTCAAACCGCTGGCCCATCCACCGACCTTGTTGCCGGTTTTTGTGCACCTTGGGCTGGGATTGATGCTGGGCTTTTACATTCCGCCCTATCTGAATAACTGGTATATGCAAGCTGCCCGCATCATTGGCGGCTGA
- a CDS encoding NADH-quinone oxidoreductase subunit C: MKIADLNLNLAPLPAPFPLVRGEVCASEWSAVALTIAENHGRLVTLWGSDDRHGEAGHFVVSAVYAVENGTLLWLDLPLPDQQLNYPDIAGIFPYASHMQRAVADLLGLVAEGASDTRPWLNHGAWPMDYFPLRREFTGTEVRDWPAVTDYPFVSVAGDGVHEIAVGPVHAGIIEPGHFRFAVVGEKTLRLEERLGYTHKGIDKRFEHLPASEGYRLAGRVSGDSTVAYAWAYCMALEAVWNWQVPARALWLRALMLERERVANHLGDLGALGNDAAFGFGLSQFMRLKEDWLRLNKTLFGHRFMMDRIVPGGVAFDPDTAACAKITAQCDAIEAEVRELHAIYDDHAGLQDRFLTTGRVTTELANQLGLTGLAARASGVPRDVRIDFPAPPYDELAVNIACRNSGDVAARVAVRFDELLESLQLLRQIVRRLPDGAVIAAPDNGMPEGRGAGWVEGWRGGIFVALTVEKENRIRRCHCHDPSWQNWPVLEYAAIGNIVPDFPLINKSFNLSYSGHDR; the protein is encoded by the coding sequence ATGAAAATCGCCGACTTGAACCTGAATCTTGCACCCTTGCCCGCCCCCTTTCCACTGGTGCGCGGCGAGGTTTGCGCCAGCGAATGGTCAGCGGTCGCGCTGACCATCGCAGAAAATCACGGCCGCCTTGTTACGCTCTGGGGCAGCGACGATCGCCACGGCGAAGCCGGTCACTTTGTTGTTTCCGCCGTCTATGCCGTCGAGAACGGGACGCTGCTCTGGCTCGATTTGCCCCTTCCCGACCAGCAACTGAATTATCCCGACATCGCCGGCATTTTCCCTTACGCCTCCCACATGCAGCGCGCCGTAGCCGATCTGCTCGGCCTTGTCGCCGAAGGTGCCAGCGACACGCGCCCCTGGCTCAATCACGGCGCCTGGCCGATGGATTACTTTCCCTTGCGACGGGAGTTTACGGGCACCGAAGTGCGCGACTGGCCGGCCGTCACCGATTATCCTTTCGTCTCGGTTGCCGGCGATGGCGTGCATGAAATTGCCGTCGGTCCGGTGCATGCCGGCATCATCGAACCCGGCCACTTCCGCTTTGCGGTGGTCGGCGAGAAAACGCTGCGCCTGGAAGAACGGCTCGGCTACACCCACAAGGGAATCGACAAACGCTTCGAACATCTGCCAGCCAGCGAAGGGTATCGGCTGGCTGGCCGCGTCTCGGGTGATTCGACGGTGGCGTATGCCTGGGCTTATTGCATGGCGTTGGAGGCAGTGTGGAACTGGCAGGTTCCCGCCCGCGCCTTGTGGCTACGCGCGCTGATGCTGGAACGCGAACGGGTGGCGAACCATCTCGGCGATCTGGGTGCGCTAGGCAACGATGCCGCGTTCGGCTTTGGCTTGTCCCAGTTCATGCGCCTCAAGGAAGACTGGCTACGCCTGAATAAAACCTTGTTCGGCCATCGTTTCATGATGGATCGCATCGTGCCCGGTGGCGTCGCCTTCGACCCCGATACCGCCGCCTGCGCAAAAATCACTGCCCAGTGCGATGCCATCGAAGCCGAAGTGCGCGAGCTGCATGCCATCTACGACGATCATGCCGGCCTGCAGGATCGTTTCCTGACCACCGGACGCGTCACCACGGAACTGGCTAACCAGCTCGGCCTGACCGGTCTTGCCGCCCGCGCCAGCGGCGTTCCGCGTGATGTACGTATCGACTTCCCGGCACCTCCCTATGACGAACTGGCGGTCAACATCGCCTGTCGCAACAGCGGCGATGTCGCCGCACGGGTGGCGGTGCGCTTTGATGAGTTACTGGAGTCGCTGCAACTGCTCCGCCAGATCGTCCGCCGGCTGCCCGACGGAGCGGTTATCGCAGCGCCGGATAACGGTATGCCTGAAGGCCGCGGCGCTGGCTGGGTCGAGGGATGGCGCGGCGGGATTTTCGTCGCCCTGACGGTAGAGAAGGAAAACCGCATCCGTCGCTGTCACTGTCATGATCCTTCATGGCAAAACTGGCCGGTGCTGGAATATGCGGCGATCGGCAACATCGTGCCCGACTTTCCGCTCATCAATAAATCTTTCAACCTTAGTTATTCGGGGCATGACCGCTGA
- a CDS encoding transferase translates to MPEMTLSALLQYIYGDMPSLPAGRTDTPFLSKSNGHLSLHFDYLAIQSEMHIDTPDALALGYTRTMMGFLLFQPQPKHIAMIGLGGGSLAKYCLRHLPETQFTAVEINPAILEFRQAFHIPDDEPRFRILCADGADYMRCDEDGPLDVLLLDGFDGHCPPTQLCTPDFYADCHARLTPGGIMVANYWSSDRDCMDYIARIRGCFAGQVVVIDACEPGNKIVFAGKGGNFPPDAATLLERAIEPDTRHPIKLHATAQKLLKQLRQTGWLTRRRSASAA, encoded by the coding sequence ATGCCTGAGATGACATTGAGCGCCCTGCTGCAATATATTTACGGTGATATGCCATCCCTGCCCGCCGGTCGTACTGACACTCCTTTTCTAAGCAAGAGCAATGGCCATCTGAGCCTGCATTTTGATTATCTTGCGATTCAGAGCGAGATGCACATCGATACACCCGACGCACTGGCGCTTGGCTATACCCGTACCATGATGGGCTTCTTGCTGTTTCAGCCGCAACCAAAACATATCGCGATGATTGGTCTTGGCGGCGGCTCGCTGGCCAAATATTGTCTGCGCCACCTGCCAGAAACGCAATTCACCGCCGTGGAAATCAACCCGGCAATTCTCGAATTTCGTCAGGCGTTCCACATTCCCGACGACGAACCGCGGTTTCGCATCCTCTGCGCCGACGGCGCCGATTACATGCGGTGCGACGAAGATGGCCCACTGGACGTTTTGTTGCTCGACGGTTTCGATGGCCATTGCCCGCCGACGCAGCTGTGCACGCCGGACTTCTATGCCGATTGCCACGCCCGGCTGACACCCGGCGGCATTATGGTGGCCAACTATTGGAGCAGTGATCGCGACTGTATGGACTACATTGCGCGGATTCGGGGGTGCTTCGCCGGTCAGGTGGTTGTGATCGATGCGTGCGAGCCCGGCAACAAGATCGTGTTTGCCGGCAAGGGCGGCAACTTTCCACCTGATGCGGCGACGCTGCTGGAACGCGCCATCGAGCCCGATACGCGCCACCCCATAAAATTGCATGCAACAGCGCAAAAGCTGCTAAAGCAACTGCGTCAGACTGGATGGCTAACGCGCCGACGTTCCGCTAGCGCCGCGTAG